AAGCCCGTTTCGTCTTCCTGAGCGCTTCCCAGGAGGTCCAGGACGACGCACTCGAGGCGGGCGCCCGGGCGTTTTTAATGAAGCCCGCGCTTATGGCCGAGATAAAAAATACAATATCGAGGGTGCTCGACGAGCCATAATACTCTTTTAAATCTTCTACGATTTTTAGGAGATGATAATCTTGCTTTTAACATATGTCAGTTATTTAGAAAAATTTTATAAAATTAATGGAACAATATGTTCGAAAATAACATTATTAAAAAAAATTTTATCCATAATTTAGGTATTTATCCCATATTTTGACAAATATATCGAAAGATTTATCTTGTGATGAAGCGACAATTTAACTACAGGATATTAAGCATATCCTGAGGGGGCAATCCCCGGGTGTCCCTGTAAAAACGTTACAAGGCCCCGGGGACGTGCGACTTTTTATTATAGACTAGTGACGGGCATTTAGGCCCAGGATCTTCCTTGCATCGGCGGGCGTCGCGATCTCGCGGCCGAGCTCCTTCGCGATCCTGGCGATTCTCCTGACCAGGCGCTCGTTCGTGGCCAGCTCTCGGGTCGTATAGTCGTAATATATCGAGTCCTCGATGCCCACCCGGACATGCCCGCCCATCAGTATGGCCGCCACGTTTATTCGGGCCTGGTAGCGGCCTATGCCGGCGGCGGACCAGGTATCGCCGCGGGGTATGGACTCGACCAGATACACGTGATCCCGAAGGTCCGCGGGAATGCTGCCCAGAGAGCCGAGGAGCAGGTTAAAGTGTAACGGCGCCTTAAAATAGCCCTTTTTCGCCAGGTATTGGGCTGTGTTGATGAACCCCGACTCGAAGATCTCCAGCTCCGGCTTGATACCCCGCCGAGCCATGCGTATCGCCAGATCTTTTATCGTCTCGATCGAGTTGATACTGATATCGGAGGGAAAATTGAGCGAGCCGACGGTAAGGCTCGCCATTTCTGGGCCGAGCTCGAGCACCTCGGCGCGCTGGTCAATGTCGGAGTATAGCCGGCCGCTAGTCGAGGCGCAGATGACGATATCCGGACATTTCTCCCGAACCCTGGAAAAGATCTCCTCGTAGACTTCCTTTTTATAAGTGGGACGCCCATCCTCTCCCCGGGCATGGAGGTGGACGACGGAAGCCCCGAGCCTATATGCCTTATACGTATCGGCGGCGATCTCCTTAGGGGTGATGGGGACATGGGGCGTATCCTTCTTTGTCGGAACCATGCCCGTAGGGGCGAGTTGTATAATGAGCTTCTCCTTGAATTCGTCATGCATATTTCCCAGACCTATCCGGTATTTACTTCGATCACTGCTTCGTGGCTTTTTGACGGGACGCCGGCGACCGGCGTATCGTTATTCCTCAGGAACCGGGCGGGCACGCCGGCATAGACCGCGTTGTCCGGGACATCGCCAACGACCACGGCTCCCGCCCCGATGATGGCATTGGAGCCGATGCGGACATTATCGATGACCGTGGCGCCGATGCCGATGGTCGTTCCGGGCCCGATCCTGACCATGCCGGCGATGGATACGCCCGGGGCGATAAAGGAGAGCGGGCCGATCTCCGTGTCATGGCCGATGGACAGCGCCCGGTTGATGACACACATGTTTCCGATCTTACAGTTGGGGGCGAGCACAGCGTGGGGGCCTATGATAACGCCTTCGCCATACTGGACATTGGAGCCAAGATATGCGGCCGGGTGGATGAGCGGCGAGAACACAAGCCCATATTTTTGTTTTAATTTCCCGGCAAGCCGGTCCCTGCGATTGATAAAGCCCAGGCAGTATTTTTCGCCGGCCGCCGGCAGGAAGTCGTCCAGCTCGATAACGGGTATGTCATATCCCAGAAGCTCTGTCCGGCGCTTAAGCCCTTTCAGCGGCTCTTCCGGCCGCCGAAGGTTATTCACCACAGCCTTGATCCGCCCCTGGCTGGCATGTATGGAATCGGCGATATCGCTGAAAAAGTCCCCGAACCCGAATACTACCCAGTCGTCCATTCACTCTGCCCCCGAGTTAAGGTGAATCTGCTATAGTCTAATGGTTAATCCACATAAGTATAAACGATTATACAAAAGATTATAAGACTATTTTGAAGATAAATTTGGCATTTAGCGTTTATTCGGCTATATATCTGTCGAAAATGACTAGCCCTGACATTAGTCACGAGCGCTCTGTGCGGCGCAGCAACCAAAACCCGGAGTATCCCGCCCTGGAAAATGCCCGGTGTAAAGGCCGGGTATGGGTGAAATGAACAACTTTGCCAGCCCTAATATCCGATGCTAGCTCCAAATTCCGTTAGGTTTTCTTCTTGTCGTACAATAAGTTCTTCGAGAAGAAAATACTCGTTATAAAGAAAATCCGAGAGGTTAGCCTATGAGTAAAGCTGATGAAGCAAAGAGGACCATCAAGATCGAGAATGTCGTGGCATCCACAGCCATTGGACATGGAATCGATCTGAAGTCCATGACCCTCGAACTGGAGGGCGCGGAATACGACCCGAAACAGTTCCCGGGACTTGTATACAGGACTAAAAATCCCAGGACGGCATCCCTCATATTCAGCAGTGGCAAGATCGTTTGCACCGGCGCGAAGAACATCGCTGACGTCGACACGGGCTTAAAAATCGTGTTCACAAAGATGGAAAGCATAGGCATCAAAGTCATGCCGAATCCCGATATCACGGTTCAGAACATCGTCGCATCGGCAGACCTCGGATCAGTTCTTAATCTTAACTCGATCGCCATCAGCCTCGGCCTCGAGAACATCGAGTACGAGCCCGAGCAGTTCCCCGGCCTGGTGTACCGGCTGGACGCGCCCCGGGTAGTATTGCTGCTATTCGGCAGCGGAAAGCTGGTCGTCACGGGCGGCAAGAAGCCGAAGGACGCCGAAGATGCCGTAGAACGTATCGTCAAGGAGCTCGAATACAATGCCTTACTATAAAGCTGAGCCTGCATAACTTTTGTTAGCTCTGGGAAATCTTCGGTTAGTGGGGAGATAAAATCGTCGACATAATGCCATGAAAATTAGTATCGACCACTTAATGATACAACCTGTAACCTGGTATAAAAAATTGAATATATAATATGATCTACTTATAAAGTTCAAATTTAAACT
The genomic region above belongs to Methanocella sp. and contains:
- a CDS encoding 3-keto-5-aminohexanoate cleavage protein, whose amino-acid sequence is MHDEFKEKLIIQLAPTGMVPTKKDTPHVPITPKEIAADTYKAYRLGASVVHLHARGEDGRPTYKKEVYEEIFSRVREKCPDIVICASTSGRLYSDIDQRAEVLELGPEMASLTVGSLNFPSDISINSIETIKDLAIRMARRGIKPELEIFESGFINTAQYLAKKGYFKAPLHFNLLLGSLGSIPADLRDHVYLVESIPRGDTWSAAGIGRYQARINVAAILMGGHVRVGIEDSIYYDYTTRELATNERLVRRIARIAKELGREIATPADARKILGLNARH
- a CDS encoding NeuD/PglB/VioB family sugar acetyltransferase — protein: MDDWVVFGFGDFFSDIADSIHASQGRIKAVVNNLRRPEEPLKGLKRRTELLGYDIPVIELDDFLPAAGEKYCLGFINRRDRLAGKLKQKYGLVFSPLIHPAAYLGSNVQYGEGVIIGPHAVLAPNCKIGNMCVINRALSIGHDTEIGPLSFIAPGVSIAGMVRIGPGTTIGIGATVIDNVRIGSNAIIGAGAVVVGDVPDNAVYAGVPARFLRNNDTPVAGVPSKSHEAVIEVNTG
- a CDS encoding TATA-box-binding protein, giving the protein MSKADEAKRTIKIENVVASTAIGHGIDLKSMTLELEGAEYDPKQFPGLVYRTKNPRTASLIFSSGKIVCTGAKNIADVDTGLKIVFTKMESIGIKVMPNPDITVQNIVASADLGSVLNLNSIAISLGLENIEYEPEQFPGLVYRLDAPRVVLLLFGSGKLVVTGGKKPKDAEDAVERIVKELEYNALL